The Salvia splendens isolate huo1 chromosome 21, SspV2, whole genome shotgun sequence genome includes a window with the following:
- the LOC121783202 gene encoding 50S ribosomal protein L19-2, chloroplastic-like — translation MMSSNFLPQTLFTVPRCSAQCQPRKLALSALSLRRPGLVVARPFGFNFAQKDKKLSFLVRAETNPEAEAVVEESQENVDIVESEEAEVEKPPFKPRIKLGDIMGILNKKAIEASDSERPIPDLRTGDIVEIKLEVPENRRRLSIYKGIVISKQNAGIHTTIRIRRIVAGVGVEIVFPVYSPNIKEIKVLKHRKVRRARLYYLRDKLPRLSTFK, via the exons ATGATGTCCTCCAACTTTCTTCCTCAG ACGTTGTTCACGGTCCCCAGATGTTCGGCGCAATGCCAGCCTAGGAAATTGGCGCTTTCAGCACTCTCTTTGCGGCGCCCCGGATTGGTTGTGGCGCGGCCTTTTGGATTTAATTTCGCGCAGAAGGataaaaaattatcatttttggtGAGGGCTGAAACCAATCCTGAAGCAGAAGCGGTAGTGGAAGAGAGCCAGGAAAATGTGGATATTGTGGAGTCTGAAGAGGCTGAGGTTGAGAAGCCGCCTTTCAAACCTAGGATAAAGCTCGGCGACATAATGGGG ATACTAAACAAAAAGGCAATTGAGGCGTCAGACAGTGAAAGGCCTATCCCCGATCTTCGTACAGGAGATATCGTTGAAATCAAGCTG GAAGTTCCAGAAAACAGACGAAGATTGTCTATATACAAAGGCATAGTTATATCGAAGCAAAATGCTGGCATCCACACAACGATTCGCATTCGACGTATAGTTGCTGGTGTTGGGGTTGAGATTGTGTTCCCAGT ATATTCACCGAATATCAAAGAGATAAAAGTACTCAAGCACCGGAAGGTGAGGAGGGCGAGGCTCTACTATTTGCGGGACAAACTTCCAAGGCTCTCCACCTTCAAGTAG